A stretch of Ipomoea triloba cultivar NCNSP0323 chromosome 11, ASM357664v1 DNA encodes these proteins:
- the LOC115997642 gene encoding uncharacterized protein LOC115997642, translating to MGSCFSKCKPKNSYLAEVEKDDGEHVKQQAISPAEKPPVSPSPSSASLSSSFAASNSSYSFSSSSCSSKDRSFSNEFLRSCAKENQHVILMKPSKGNLERTSSLRPSLLSSPNAMPLKPSSPRMHVGGSTPKKRPRSNSPTLVRQKSFRKDNMNASAACHFSNRALKSPSPSRRFLAVDGQGKMDISPFRHGGAAFNGVGKHNFKPVSPNCQPRGVDSGSTKGNIVNSKRDGEVQSSQEMEDINNPLIALDCFIFL from the coding sequence ATGGGTTCTTGCTTTAGTAAATGCAAACCCAAAAACTCATATCTTGCAGAAGTAGAAAAAGACGACGGCGAGCATGTAAAGCAGCAAGCAATATCTCCGGCTGAGAAACCGCCGGTGTCTCCGTCGCCTTCCTCCGCCTCCCTCTCCTCATCTTTCGCCGCCTCAAACAGCAGCTATTCTTTCTCCTCGTCTTCTTGCTCCTCCAAAGATCGCTCCTTTTCGAACGAGTTTCTGAGGTCTTGCGCCAAGGAGAACCAACATGTGATTCTCATGAAACCCAGCAAGGGAAACCTCGAAAGGACAAGCAGCCTTCGACCATCTTTGTTGTCATCCCCGAACGCCATGCCGTTGAAACCATCGAGTCCTCGAATGCATGTCGGCGGGTCCACCCCAAAGAAAAGGCCCCGTTCTAATTCCCCGACTTTGGTTCGGCAAAAGAGCTTCAGAAAAGATAATATGAACGCTTCCGCCGCTTGCCATTTTTCAAATAGAGCCCTCAAGTCGCCTTCTCCAAGCAGGAGGTTCTTGGCGGTGGATGGGCAGGGAAAAATGGACATTTCACCTTTCAGACACGGCGGTGCTGCTTTTAACGGCGTCGGGAAACACAACTTCAAGCCCGTAAGTCCCAACTGTCAGCCGCGGGGGGTTGACAGTGGTTCGACGAAGGGTAATATAGTAAATTCAAAGAGGGATGGAGAAGTGCAATCAAGCCAGGAAATGGAGGACATCAATAATCCTCTTATTGCATTGGATTGTTTCATTTTCCTGTGA